The stretch of DNA CTTCGTTGCCGGCCTCTCTGGCGTGGGCGGCATAGTTGCGGCCCAGGGCCACGATCTTGGACGGGCGGGTAACAGGCGCGAGCAGCCGCGTGGGAGGCACCCAGGCGTAGGTTCTGGTCCCGGCCTTGCCCGACATCTCGTCGAACCAGTCGTGGGCGTCATCAACCAGGTCGGGATGGTTCTCCAGCAGGTCCAGCAGCGTGGGCCGTGGGCGCTCGTACATCCAGCCAAAGTCGTCCACGTGACGCGCCAGGTAGGCGCTCAGGTTGAACCACACGTCACCCTGTCCCAGCCCGATGCGCGGGCCAGAATCGGTCCAGGCGTTGCACAAGCGCATGTTTGTCCCCCCTTGTTCGGTCGTGCCTCGTTTGTATCACGGCCGGGGAGCTTTGTCAAGTACGGCTATCACCACGATGCGGTATAATGCCTGGCCAAACCACACTGAGGAGGCGACGAATGTCCAAACGTATCGTCCGCGCGCCGCGAGGCACTCAGATCACCTGCCGGGGCTGGCAGCAGGAAGCGGCCATGCGTATGCTGATGAACAACCTCGACCCGGAGGTGGCCGAAAAGCCCGACGAGCTGATCGTCTATGGCGGGCGGGGCAAGGCCGCGCGCAACTGGGCCTGCTTCGATGCCATCGTCTCGTCGCTGAAGAACCTGGCCAACGACGAGACCTTGCTGGTGCAGTCGGGCAAGCCGGTGGGCATCTTTCGCACCTATCCCGACGCCCCGCGCGTGCTCATCGCCAACTCGAACCTGGTGGGCAAGTGGGCCACACAGGAGTACTTTGACCAGCTCGACGCCCAGGGTCTGATGATGTACGGCCAGATGACCGCCGGAAGCTGGATCTACATCGGCACCCAGGGCATCCTCCAGGGCACCTACGAGACCCTCGCTGCGGCCGCGCAGCAGCACTTTCAGTCCAGCCTGAAGGGCAAGTTCGTGCTCACTGCTGGCCTGGGAGGAATGGGCGGAGCTCAGCCGCTGGCGGTGACTATGAACGAGGGCGTGGCCCTGGTGGTGGAGGTGGATCCGGCCCGCGCGCAGCGCCGCCTGGCCACGCGCTATGTCGATGCCGTGGTCGACAACCTCGAAGAGGCAATGACCCTGGTCGATGACGCGCTCAAGGCCCAGAAACCCCTCTCGGTGGGCCTCATCGCCAACGCCGCCGACGTCTTTCCCGAGCTGGTCACGCGCGGCATCACCCCGGACATTGTCACCGACCAGACCTCGGCGCACGACCCGCTCAACTATGTGCCCAATGGCCTGTCGCTGGCCGCAGCCGATGAGCTGCGCCGCAGCGACCCCGCCGAGTACACGCGGCGCTCGATGGCCTCGATGGCCGCGCACGTAACGGCCATGCTCGAGATGCAGCGCAAGGGCGCCATCGTCTTTGACTATGGCAACAACCTGCGCCAGCGCGCCTTTGATGCCGGCGTGAAGGATGCCTTCAACTACCCCGGCTTTGTGCCGGCCTACATTCGGCCCCTGTTCTGCTGGGGCAAAGGGCCCTTCCGCTGGGTGGCCCTCTCCGGTGACCCGAAGGACATCCACGTGACCGATGAAGTGGTGACGCGCGAGTTTGCCTACGACGAGCACCTGGTGCGCTGGATCAAGATGGCCCACGAGCGTGTGGCCTTCCAGGGCCTGCCTTCGCGCATTTGCTGGCTGGGCTATGGGGAGCGGGCCCGCTTTGGCCTGCTGATCAACGACCTGATCGCCAAAGGCAAGATCTCGGCCCCCATCGTCATCGGCCGCGACCATCTGGACGCTGGTTCTGTGGCCAGCCCGCGCCGCGAGACAGAGAGCATGCGCGATGGGTCTGATGCCGTGGCCGACTGGCCCATCCTCAATGCCCTGCTCAACGCCGTGGGCGGTGCGACCTGGGTTAGTTTCCACCATGGGGGGGGAGTGGGCATTGGTTATTCGCTCCACGCCGGTCAGGTGATCGTGGCCGACGGCACGCCCGAGGCGGCGCGGCGGCTGGAGCGCGTGCTGACCTACGACCCGGGTATGGGCGTCATTCGCCACGTCGACGCCGGCTATCCCGAGGCACTGGAAGCGGCCAAACACCACGGCATCAAGATTCCCACGAGGCCGGACCTGTGCTGAGCGCTGACTGGCCGCAGAGGAGACCCCCGGGCTGAACCGTCTGGCTGAATTGGCCGCGCGGCGGCACGGCTCATTCGGCGCTGCCGCCGTGGGGCGGCATTGTTGTGCGCCGTGAAGGAGTAGATGCCACATGGATGCGGGCAAAGACAAGCGCCTGCTGGAGCTTGATGCTGGGCGAGTAATCGAAGAACTGCAAGCGAACCTGGAGCGCGGCCTTGCCAGCGCGGAGGCAGAGGCACGCCTCAAAAAGTACGGTTTCAATGAAGTAGTTGCCGCGCGCGACAATCCCCTGCTCCGCTTTGCGCTCAAGTTTTGGGGCCTCTCGGCCTGGATGTTGGAGCTGATCCTCATTCTCTCGTTCATTCTCCGCAAGTATGCCGACATCTATGTCGTTGGCGCGCTGCTGGTGGTCAATGCCGTGATGAGTTTCGCTCAGGAGCAGCGCGCGCTGGCGGCCATAGAACTGCTGCGCACCAAACTGCACGTCAATGCGCGCACGCTGCGAGACGGACAATGGCTGCTGTTGCCGGCGCGCAAGCTGGTGCCCGGCGATGTGGTGCGGGTGAGGCCGGGCGACTTTGTGCCGGCTGACCTCAAGCTGGTAACCGGTACGCTGAGCGTCGACCAATCGACGCTCACCGGCGAGAGCATGGAAGCCGAGAAATTCACCAACGACGCCCTCTACTCTGGCTCCGTCGTGCGCCGCGGTGAGGCCACGGCGGTCGTCACGTTGACCGGCGGCAGTACCTACTATGGACGCACGACCGAGCTGGTGCAATTGGCCCGCCCCCGGCTGCACTCGGAGGAGGTCGTGGACCGGGTGGTGCGTTACCTGTTCGTCATCGTGGCCGTGCTGCTGGCGGTCGCCACGGCCTTTGCCGTGGCCAGGGGCGCACCGCTCATCGATATGCTGCCGCTGGCGCTGGTCCTGTTGCTGGGGGCCGTTCCGGTGGCCCTGCCGGTGATGTTCACCGTCAGTATGGCCGTTGGCTCACTG from Chloroflexi bacterium ADurb.Bin180 encodes:
- the hutU gene encoding Urocanate hydratase encodes the protein MSKRIVRAPRGTQITCRGWQQEAAMRMLMNNLDPEVAEKPDELIVYGGRGKAARNWACFDAIVSSLKNLANDETLLVQSGKPVGIFRTYPDAPRVLIANSNLVGKWATQEYFDQLDAQGLMMYGQMTAGSWIYIGTQGILQGTYETLAAAAQQHFQSSLKGKFVLTAGLGGMGGAQPLAVTMNEGVALVVEVDPARAQRRLATRYVDAVVDNLEEAMTLVDDALKAQKPLSVGLIANAADVFPELVTRGITPDIVTDQTSAHDPLNYVPNGLSLAAADELRRSDPAEYTRRSMASMAAHVTAMLEMQRKGAIVFDYGNNLRQRAFDAGVKDAFNYPGFVPAYIRPLFCWGKGPFRWVALSGDPKDIHVTDEVVTREFAYDEHLVRWIKMAHERVAFQGLPSRICWLGYGERARFGLLINDLIAKGKISAPIVIGRDHLDAGSVASPRRETESMRDGSDAVADWPILNALLNAVGGATWVSFHHGGGVGIGYSLHAGQVIVADGTPEAARRLERVLTYDPGMGVIRHVDAGYPEALEAAKHHGIKIPTRPDLC